The genomic segment CGTCGGGCCGCACGCCACCCGGACCGAGTATGCGAGGAAACATGGTTGGTTCTCACACCAACGCGGCCGATTGCGGGTGGGCACCGCGGCACCCGAAGGTCGGCTACGTCGTTCGATGCGGGGGCGCGGGGCACCCGCCCCCCGATTCCGCATCGACTTCATTGGTAAGGGGCGAATTTGAACTCACGAGCGCCCTCGATCGGGCCACCGTGGAATCCGATTCGGGGCTCGGGCCGCGGGGGCCGCGTCAGTGAAATCCGTAGAACTCGACGAGCGGTGCGCCCGGGCGGCCGGCGACCTCGCCGACGAGGCCCCCGGGCGCGCGGGGCCGCAACAAGTCGGCGATGGTCCTGTGGAGGAGCGCAGCCACGGTCATCTCCAAACGGGCGGCGGCCGCCTCAAGCGCCGAGTGTTGGCGCGCGGAAAGGGGCAGATGGAGTTCAACGATGTCGGCTACTGGAACCATGATGGAGTCAGTCGCGTGCTCTTCCTGCCACTTCATGTTCGTGCCCCGCGCTCCGGGTCCGGATGTCTCGGCGGCCGCATCGCCCCCGCCGATGCGCCCCCGTGTCGCTATCTTCCCTCGCGGCGGCTGGGGTTCTGTCGGGGAAGACTGCGAACGGGCGGGGAAAGAATCTCCGCACCGTCCGTGATTTCCCGGACCCTGGCCGATGGGCTCGCGGCCGAGCGCCCGTGTCCGGTGGTGCGGTCGAGTACGCCCCCCGGCGGGTGCGCCACCGGCTGATCGAGCCGCGAATTGGTAAAATGGGAAGCTCATCCTTCCCGATCCCACGCGCGAGGGCCGCCGGTGCCTCCTTCCGACAAGTTCACCGAGTACCTGAACCAGTTCTCCGCCGACCGCGTGGCGATGCTCGAACAGCTCCGCAACGTCGTCGTCGGGCAGGGCGAGGTCATCGAACAGGTGCTGGCCGCGATCTTCACCCGCGGGCACTGCCTGCTGGTCGGCGTGCCGGGCCTGGCGAAGACGCTCATGGTGGCATCCATCGCGCAGATCCTGAGCATCGCGTTCAAGCGCGTGCAGTTCACCCCGGACCTCATGCCGTCGGACATCACCGGCACCTCGGTGCTGGAGGAGACGGCCGAGGGCAAGCGCGAGTTCCGGTTCGTCCGCGGGCCGATCTTCGCGAACATCGTGCTGGCCGACGAGATCAACCGCACCCCGCCCAAGACGCAGGCCGCCCTGCTCGAAGCCATGCAGGAGCGGCAGGTCACCGCCGGGCAGGAGACGATGAAGCTGCCGGAACCGTTCTTCGTCATCGCCACGCAGAACCCGATCGAACAGGAGGGCACGTACCCGCTGCCGGAAGCGCAGCTCGACCGGTTCATGTTCAACATCAAGGTCGATTACCCGACCGCGGAGGACGAGCAACTGATCGTGTCGATGAGCACCCGCGGCGAGAAGCCCGAGCTGACCAAGGTGCTGACCGGCGAGCGGATCGTCGCGTGGCAGAAGCTCGTGAAGAAGGTGGAGGTGCCGAAGTTCGTGAACGAGTTCATCGTGAAACTCGTGCGCGCGACGCGGCCGAAGGACCCGACCGCCCCGGACCTCATCAAGCGGCTCGTGGACTGGGGCGCCGGGCCGCGGGCCGGCATCTTCCTCGCCCAAGCGGGCCAGGCGTTCGCCGCGATGGACGGCCGCCCGAGCGTGGCCATCGACGACATCAAGAAGGCCGCGATCCCGGTCCTCCGCCACCGCGTCAGCGCGAACTTCCAGGCGCAGGCCGAGGGCCGTACGAGCGACGACATCGTGGTGGAGCTGCTAAAGATCGTCAGCGAGCCGGAACCGAAGAAGTACGTCGAGAAGAGTCGAAAGTCGTAAAGTTGCCGAACTTCGTCACATGGCCGCCGCGCTCGTCGTAAAGTCGTAAACGGTCCGAACAGAAGGTTTCGACGTTACGACTTGTGACCTTACGACCTGGGACTTTTGAGATGTGGTATCGCGTATTCGGAACGTCAGAAGTCGAGCCGGCGCCGGCGGCACTGGCGGAGCACCTGCACGCCGCCGGGCTGGCGGTCGAGCCGCACTTCAAGGGCGACGACCTCGGCTGGACGACGGGGGAGCTGCGGCTGTCCGTCGGCTCGCCGGTGTACCTCGCGCGGTACCTCACGAAGGAGGACGACCTGCGCGACGACCTCAACGCGCACGCCGCCGAACTCGAAACGATGGACTACAGCCCGAACAGCGGGCCGCTCATGGCGCGCGTGGTCCAGACGAAACAGCTCGTGACGCTCCGCAAGCCGGTGGACGCCGCCGACGAGGTGCTTCTGGAGAAGGTGCTGGACGCGGCCGCCCGGTTCCTCGCCGCCGCGACCGACGGCGTGTACCAGATCGACGGCCGCGGCTGGTTCGCGGCTTCGGGTGAGTTGCTGGTCCAAGAGTATTAAGCATCCCACCACAAAGGCACGAAGTTCGCCCAAAGGGACACAAAGAAAGACGGATTAGAGAATCACAGGCACGGCAACTCGAGCCGACGGTTCCGTGCCTCGATTTTTGCATTTTGTCTTTTTTGTGCCCCTTTATGCGACCTCTGTGCCCTTTGTGGTGAACTCCGGAACCCACGATGGCAGCAGAGAAGTACCTCCGCCCGGAAGTGATCCGCCAGGTCGCGCGGCTCGACCTGCGGGCGAAGTTCATCGTTCAGGGGTTCCTGACCGGGCTGCACTCGAGCCCGTACCACGGGTTCTCCGTCGAGTTCTCCGAGCACCGCAAGTACACCCCCGGCGACGACCTCAAGACCCTCGATTGGGCCGTCTACGCCAAGACCGGCAAGTACTTCGTCAAGAAGTACCAGGCCGAGACCAACATGACGGGCTACCTCGTCATGGACCTGTCGAAGTCGATGGACTGGAACGGCCCCGCGGAGGCGCGGCGGGCCGGCGTGAAGGTCGACTGGACGGCCCTCGGTGCCGCCGACGAGACGCTCACCAAGTTCGACTACGCCGTGTGCCTCGCCGCCGCCCTCGGCTACCTGATGATCTACCAGCAGGACCCGGTGGGGCTGGTCGCGTTCGACACCAAGCTCCGCACGGTGGTGCCGCCCAAGAGCAAGCGGTCGCAACTCGGCACCATTCTCTCGGTACTGGCGAACCTCAAGCCGACCGGCGAAACGAACATCCCGGAGAGCCTGTTCCAGCTCGCGTCAATGATCAAGGGCAAGAGCCTCGTGATGCTCTTCAGCGACCTCCTGCCGACAACGGACGACTGGAAGGCGGAGGCGGACGCGCTCGTCCGCAGCCTGTACCGGTTGCGGTACGCGGGGCACGAGGTCATCGTGTTTCACGTGCTGGACGTGCTGGAGGCGAAGTTCCCGCTCGCGGGGCTGGTGGACTTCGAGGACGTCGAATCGCCGGAACACAAGGAGATCGACGCCCAGGCCATCCGCGACGACTACATCGCGTTCGTGGAGCAGTTCCGCGGCTACATCAAGACCGAATGCACCGCGGCGAACGTAGATTACCTCGGCATGGACACGTCCGTCGGCTTCGACAAGGCGCTGATCGAGTACCTGGTTCAGCGCCAGCGCCGGTTCGGGTAACATCGCACATCGTGTTCTCGGTTCGTCCCACTTCGGGGTGCCTTCATGCGCATGGCTCGTTCGGCCGCGGTAATCGCGGTTCTCATACTCGCGTCGTCGCTCCAGGCCCCTCTGGTGAAGGGGGAACCCCCCGCGGGTTCCCCCCTGGCCCCCCCTCCTGCTAAGCGGCCGATGACGATGGCGGACTTCTTCGCAGTGAAGCGAGTGGCCGCGCCGCAAATCAGCCCCGACGGCAAGCAGGTTGTGTATCAGATCACGTCGATCGATCTGGAGAGGAACAAGGGCACCACTGCACTGTGGATCGCGGCGACCGATGGGAAAACCGCACCGAAGCAACTCACTCCG from the Frigoriglobus tundricola genome contains:
- a CDS encoding AAA family ATPase, with protein sequence MLEQLRNVVVGQGEVIEQVLAAIFTRGHCLLVGVPGLAKTLMVASIAQILSIAFKRVQFTPDLMPSDITGTSVLEETAEGKREFRFVRGPIFANIVLADEINRTPPKTQAALLEAMQERQVTAGQETMKLPEPFFVIATQNPIEQEGTYPLPEAQLDRFMFNIKVDYPTAEDEQLIVSMSTRGEKPELTKVLTGERIVAWQKLVKKVEVPKFVNEFIVKLVRATRPKDPTAPDLIKRLVDWGAGPRAGIFLAQAGQAFAAMDGRPSVAIDDIKKAAIPVLRHRVSANFQAQAEGRTSDDIVVELLKIVSEPEPKKYVEKSRKS
- a CDS encoding DUF58 domain-containing protein, with the protein product MAAEKYLRPEVIRQVARLDLRAKFIVQGFLTGLHSSPYHGFSVEFSEHRKYTPGDDLKTLDWAVYAKTGKYFVKKYQAETNMTGYLVMDLSKSMDWNGPAEARRAGVKVDWTALGAADETLTKFDYAVCLAAALGYLMIYQQDPVGLVAFDTKLRTVVPPKSKRSQLGTILSVLANLKPTGETNIPESLFQLASMIKGKSLVMLFSDLLPTTDDWKAEADALVRSLYRLRYAGHEVIVFHVLDVLEAKFPLAGLVDFEDVESPEHKEIDAQAIRDDYIAFVEQFRGYIKTECTAANVDYLGMDTSVGFDKALIEYLVQRQRRFG